ACATTGGGTTTTTCACCTTTCTTTTTTTGTCCAAAAACCGGGATAACAAGTGCCAGCCCGAAAGCCAGCACCGATAGAAGCATTCTTTTCATATTATTTGTAACCGTCATTTTGTTTCAGGCTCGGGTTTCGGTCAGTTTCAGTAGCGGAATATCTGCTTTGGCACGAAGCTGTTTGATCAACTCAATCGCGGCAGGTGTCGGGCCGGTCAGCTCGTTTAATGCTTCCGCTTTACTTAAAAGGATATCAGCATAGCGAACTACCGGAAAATCATTGCCCAAATCAGCACCAGTCGCGGGCAGGTCTTCTTCAAACTGGAAGCTTCTTTTATCGTCTTGTCCCAATATGATGTGGTTGCCATTCAAATCGTCGTACTTCGTCAAAAACGCATGATGACCCCGGTATTTGGGATCAAATGAATCGTAAAACGCTGATAATGTTTTGAGTTGGGTCGCATCATTGGACTTTGCTGCGCATTTTTAGTTTGGAGGCGACACCGAAATAACGGGCGCCGGACGGTCAGAGATTACACGGAACATCAAATGAATTTGTATATACGACTGCCACTGACCTCACTTTTTTAACCACTCCTAATATTTGTCTGCCCAAATCTTGTATTTACTAAACAGTGTTTATTATATTCACAGCGTAATTACAAAACACATGGCGATTAAGGAAAGAAAGGAGCGGGAAAAGCAGGATATGAGGAACCTGATCATTGAATCGGCTACTCAGTTGTTTCTGAAATTAGGTTATGACAAGACCTCGATCCGTACTATTGCCGAGGACATTGAATATAGCCCAGCAACTATCTATCTGTATTTCAAGGATAAAGACGAAATATTTTTTGAGATTCACGAAAATGCATTCTCGATTCTCGAAAAGCTTTTCAGGGCGCATGATGTGATCGAAAATCCATTTGAACGTTTGGCAGCAGTGGGAAGAACTTATGTTCAGTTCGCTTTTGATAACCCCGATTACTACGATCTGATGTTTATCATGCGTGCGCCGATGTCACAGATAAAAAATGCAGAAAAATGGGCGGCTGGCGATTGTGCTTTTGGGTACGTGCTGGAAACAATTACCGCTTGTCTCGAACAAAAACTGATCAAACCAGCGGATAAATTCATTACTACGATCTCCGTCTGGTCTTTTGCGCATGGCCTGGTATCCCTGTATATACGGGAGAGAATGTGTATCCTTCAAATGGAAGACGACGTCGTTCGGGCAATGTTGAACACTTCGCTTGAAAATTATTTGGAAAATCTGAAAACCTAAAAAAATTTACCCGTTACTAAACACTGTTCATTATATAAACATCACTTACATGACTTCAATTTTTCGAGGAATGCTACGGCATTTGCTATACATACTTTTACTGTCCGGGATGCTCGCCGAGGCGCGGGCACAGGACAGGATATTGGAAGGCTACATTCAGCAGGGGTTGAAAAACAATCAGGGGATTCGTCAACAGGGATTTTTGCTGGAAAAAAGCATGTATGCTTTAAAAGAAGCAAAGACATTTTTTCTGCCGGAAGTCAATTTTAATGGGTCTTACCTCGATTCTCGCGGCGGCCGGAAGATCAGTATCCCGATCGGCGACCTGCTCAACCCGGTTTATTCTTCATTGAACCAACTCACCAACTCTTCCGCATTTCCCCAGGTCGAGAATGTGAACCAGACTTTTAACCCCAATAACTATTACGACGCCAAGTTCAGGACTTCCCTGCCGCTTTACAATGCTGAGATAACGTACAACACGCGAATCCGAAAGGAGCAGATCAATTTCCAGCAGGCTGAGGCCGACGTTTACAGACGCGAGCTAGTGAAGGAAATCAAGTTTGCCTACTATGCCTATATGCAGTCACGGGAGGCGATTAGCATTTTGGAAAGCGCGGTTTCCCTGGCGAGAGAAAATCTCAGGTTTAATCAGGTTTTGGTCAAGAATGATAAGGCGATCAGGACAGTGGTGAGCCGCTCAGAGAATGAACTGATCGGGCTGGAAGCTAGATTGGAAGATGCTAAAAACCAGTCTGTTAATGCGGCTGGGTATTTCAATTTTTTACTTAACACTCCGCTCGATTCACGCATTGAGGGACAAGCCGCCACGCAGCTGGCACCTGAGCCGGATACTGCTGCCACCGGTAAGAGGGAGGAACTCGTTAAACTGGAATCTCTATTGAAAATCAACACATTGTCGGGGCAGCTGGCGAAAGCTTCTTCGTTGCCGAAGCTATCGACTTTCATGGACCTGGGTACGCAGGGCGATTTTATCAAATTTAATAATGACACGCGCTACTATCTGTTTGGCGTGACTCTGGACTGGCGCGTTTTTGCTGCAAACCGGGTGCAATATAAAACCAAGCAGGCTGCAATGGACCGGAACGCTACTTCGGCGCAGCTGAGCCAGGTAGAGCAACAGTTGGCATTACAGTCACAAACTGCTTCGAACAAGTTGAAATCTGCCGTAACCATTTATCGTGCCGCCACCAGCCAGACAGCACTTTCGAAACAGTATTACGAAGATCAGCAGAAATTGTACCGCGAAGGCCAGCTGCTTTACATCGAATTGCTGGACGCCCAGAACCGGTTGATCAATGATCAGCTTCAACAAAGTATTTCTTACCTGAATGTACAAACCCGCACGGCCGAGCTGGAACGGGCAAAAGCAAGCTATGTATTTTCTAATTAAACAATGACATGAAAACTACCATTAAAATAAGCATTATCGCGCTTTTTGCCTCCGCCGTTTTCGCGATGACGGCCTGTAAGGAAGAGAAAAAAGCAGAGGAAACCGATACTACTATTCCGGTCAAAATCATTAGTTCATCCGCATTGAGCCAGGCGCAGGCGGTGGAGACTTCGGGCTTGCTGGCTTCCGAAAATGAGGCGCATTTGTCTTTCAAGATCGGTGGCATTATCAATAGTGTTTTGGTAAAAGAAGGTGACCGGGTGAGAAAAGGACAATTGCTGGCGACGCTGAATACGACCGAAATAGCCGCACAAATGGCACAGGCAGAAGAAAATTTCCTGAAAGCCAAACGCGATGCACAGCGCACGCAGAACCTCTACCGCGACAGCGTGAATACCAAAGAGCAACTGGAAAACAGCCAGACGTCGCTTGCGGTAGCTGAAAAGCAACTCGAAATAGTACGCTTTAACCTGTCTCAGGCGAAGATTGTTTCCACGACTGACGGTGTTGTCATTCAAAAGCTGCAAAATGCAGGAGAACAAGTTCAGGGCGGCGCGCCGGTACTATTCGTGAGCAGTACCAGCCAGAAAGATTGGGTGATCAAATGCGGACTGACAGACAAGGACTGGGCAAAATTAAAAGGTGGCGAGAAAGCAGAAATCATATTTGATGCTTATCCTCAGACATTTTCTGGTAGCGTGAAGTCACTTTCGCAAGGTAGCGACGTGGTTTCGGGACTTTATCAGGCCGAAATTAGGCTTGACAAGCAGGATGCCAAGATGGCAAGCGGGTTGTTTGCCAAAGTGAGCATTTACCCGAAAGAAAAAACCAGTATGGTTTCCATTCCAGTCGACGCGCTGATTGAAGGAGAGAATGACACGGCATTTGTGTTCGTGGCCGATGGGAGCAAAGCGCACAAAAAGCAGGTGAAAATAGCTTTCCTCGAAGGTGATAAAGCATTCATTCTGTCGGGTGTGGATGCTGGTGCGAAGGTGATCAGGGAAGGTTCCGCGTACCTGGCGGAGGGTTCGGATATCAAAATAATTCAGTAATCATTCAACAAACGAAATCATGAAATTACCTGAATTTGCCGTTAAAAATTACCAGTTTACGCTGGTGGTTTTCCTCGCCGTGCTCGCGCTGGGAATCTACTCGCTCTTTACGATGCCTCGCAGTGAGGACCCCGAAATACACCCGCCGCAGTTTACAGTCGTGGTGATTTACCCCGGTACCAACCCCAAGGATATGGAGCAGCTGGTGGTGGACCCGATGGAGAAAAAGATCAATGAGCTGGACGACATGAAGCACGTAATCACCGATATCCGCGACGGGCTGGCTGTGATGCAGGTACAATATAAATATAGCAGCGATCCGGACGACAAGTACCAGGAGCTGGTGCGGGAGATCAACAGCCTGCGGGCGCAGCTGCCTGCTGACGTGAGCGATATCAGGATCAACAAGCAGATCCCGTCCGACGTGAGTATTTATCAGTACGCATTGATTAGCGAGAATGCTTCCTATGCCCAGATGAAGAAGTTTTCGAAGGAATTCAAGGAGCGCCTGGAAAAGGTTAAGACATTGAAAAAAGTCGAATATTCCGGTATTCCGGAACGCGAAGTGAAAGTGAGCCTGAACCTGCAAAAGATCGCACAGCAGCAATTGACCCAAAATCAGGTGATCGGTGCATTGCAAAGCGAAAATGTGAATATTCCGGGCGGTAGCATTAGTATGGGTACCAAAAAGCTCAATGTCAAAACGAGTGGAAATTACCGGACTTTGGAAGAAGTAGCAAACACCGTCGTGTCCACCGCCAGTGGAAAAATAGTGCTGCTGAAAGACGTGGCCGACGTGAAGCTGGGCTATGAGGATGAAACCCACATTACCCGTTTGAATGGTTTCCGTTGCAGTTTTGTGAACATTAGCCAGAAAGAAGGAGAGAACATTATCTCGGTTCAGGGGCAGGTAGAGCCTATTGTTGCCAAATTTGAAAAAGAACTTCCTTCCAACATTGAACTGGTAAAAGTGTTTGACCAGGCCAAAAGTGTGGACACCCGTCTGTCGCATTTCGCACGCGATTTCGGTATTGCGATATTATTGGTACTACTTACATTGTTACCCCTGGGAACACGCGCCTCGCTGGTGGTAATGATCTCCATCCCGCTTTCGCTGGCGATCGGTCTTACGATCATGAACCTGCTCGGATATAATATTAATCAGTTGAGCATTGTCGGGATGATCGTCGCATTGGGTATCCTGGTGGATGATAGCATCGTGGTCGTGGAGAATATAGAACGTTACCTGAGAATGGGTTACGGCAAAGTAGAGGCATCCATTAAAGCTTCTTCACAAATCGGGCTGGCGGTAGTGGGCTGTACAATTCTGTTGATT
The genomic region above belongs to Dyadobacter pollutisoli and contains:
- a CDS encoding TolC family protein: MTSIFRGMLRHLLYILLLSGMLAEARAQDRILEGYIQQGLKNNQGIRQQGFLLEKSMYALKEAKTFFLPEVNFNGSYLDSRGGRKISIPIGDLLNPVYSSLNQLTNSSAFPQVENVNQTFNPNNYYDAKFRTSLPLYNAEITYNTRIRKEQINFQQAEADVYRRELVKEIKFAYYAYMQSREAISILESAVSLARENLRFNQVLVKNDKAIRTVVSRSENELIGLEARLEDAKNQSVNAAGYFNFLLNTPLDSRIEGQAATQLAPEPDTAATGKREELVKLESLLKINTLSGQLAKASSLPKLSTFMDLGTQGDFIKFNNDTRYYLFGVTLDWRVFAANRVQYKTKQAAMDRNATSAQLSQVEQQLALQSQTASNKLKSAVTIYRAATSQTALSKQYYEDQQKLYREGQLLYIELLDAQNRLINDQLQQSISYLNVQTRTAELERAKASYVFSN
- a CDS encoding TetR/AcrR family transcriptional regulator encodes the protein MAIKERKEREKQDMRNLIIESATQLFLKLGYDKTSIRTIAEDIEYSPATIYLYFKDKDEIFFEIHENAFSILEKLFRAHDVIENPFERLAAVGRTYVQFAFDNPDYYDLMFIMRAPMSQIKNAEKWAAGDCAFGYVLETITACLEQKLIKPADKFITTISVWSFAHGLVSLYIRERMCILQMEDDVVRAMLNTSLENYLENLKT
- a CDS encoding RagB/SusD family nutrient uptake outer membrane protein; this translates as MTKYDDLNGNHIILGQDDKRSFQFEEDLPATGADLGNDFPVVRYADILLSKAEALNELTGPTPAAIELIKQLRAKADIPLLKLTETRA
- a CDS encoding efflux RND transporter periplasmic adaptor subunit, whose amino-acid sequence is MKTTIKISIIALFASAVFAMTACKEEKKAEETDTTIPVKIISSSALSQAQAVETSGLLASENEAHLSFKIGGIINSVLVKEGDRVRKGQLLATLNTTEIAAQMAQAEENFLKAKRDAQRTQNLYRDSVNTKEQLENSQTSLAVAEKQLEIVRFNLSQAKIVSTTDGVVIQKLQNAGEQVQGGAPVLFVSSTSQKDWVIKCGLTDKDWAKLKGGEKAEIIFDAYPQTFSGSVKSLSQGSDVVSGLYQAEIRLDKQDAKMASGLFAKVSIYPKEKTSMVSIPVDALIEGENDTAFVFVADGSKAHKKQVKIAFLEGDKAFILSGVDAGAKVIREGSAYLAEGSDIKIIQ